A genome region from Marasmius oreades isolate 03SP1 chromosome 5, whole genome shotgun sequence includes the following:
- a CDS encoding uncharacterized protein (CAZy:GH79), with translation MTVPYPEASSVVVGDAYYKTARFLPPNTHVSWGVNFGQNNITATFLQAQSIAKAFSSREITNAGIKLDFIEIGNEADLFRSNGFRSPNYSVSEYVPEWIAFAKNISAAAKISSKSHTKFLGGGFAGAGSTVNFTARAIIDLGILSSEPGSHITTISQHLYSGSFCSGSGALLQDLMTKSTIRANLTRFTPDIAAVTSRNIEYVFGETNSFSCHGSPNVSNTAGAALWTLDYALFGRTINISRIFFHEGIGFKYNLIQPATLTHSILDGSDLPAPLPPHVQPQYYAAIIAAEAIGKGGRTQIAELSIDNTRITGYAFYESGVLKRAVFINLQAFLSGTSGARPSVHLDFSVSGKARMTVKRLAIGHADDASGLKWGGQSYETGDGRVCGDFLEESGLVKDGLDISATEAVLVSFS, from the exons ATGACGGTGCCATACCCAGAAGCTAGTTCTGTCGTCGTTGGGGACGCCTACTACAAAACTGCCCGGTTCTTGCCCCCCA ATACTCACGTCAGCTGGGGAGTTAATTTTGGACAAAATAATATCACAGCTACGTTCCTTCAAGCTCAGTCTATCGCAAAAGCGTTTTCGTCCCGTGAAATCACGAATGCCGGAATCAAGCTCGATTTCATAGAAATCGGTAATGAAGCAGACCTCTTTCGGAGCAACGGATTCAGGTCCCCGAACTACTCGGTCTCTGAATACGTCCCTGA ATGGATTGCCTTCGCGAAGAATATATCGGCCGCTGCGAAAATCTCCTCCAAATCACACACAAAGTTCCTTGGTGGCGGATTTGCGGGTGCCGGTTCTACTGTCAACTTCACTGCACGGGCTATCATCGATCTCGGCATTCTTTCATCGGAACCAGGTTCTCATATTACTAC CATTTCACAACACCTATATAG TGGTTCGTTCTGTAGTGGAAGCGGCGCACTTCTTCAGGATTTGATGACCAAGTCAACGATTCGAGCCAACCTAACCAGGTTCACTCCCGATATTGCTGCAGTCACGAGTAGGAATATCGAGTATGTCTTTGGTGAAACGAACAGTTTCTCTTGCCAT GGATCTCCGAATGTTTCAAACACCGCAG GTGCTGCGCTGTGGACTTTGGATTATGCATTGTTTGG ACGTACGATCAACATCAGCAGAATCTTCTTCCACGAGGGTATCGGTTTCAAGTACAACCTT ATTCAACCGGCAACTCTTACTCACTCAATCCTCGATGGCTCTGACCTGCCTGCTCCTCTACCCCCGCACGTCCAACCACAGTACTACGCAGCCATCATTGCCGCAGAGGCGATTGGTAAGGGCGGAAGGACGCAGATTGCTGAACTTTCGATCGACAATACGAGGATTACTGGATATGCGTTTTACGAGAGCGGTGTTCTAAAGAGAGCGGTGTTTATTAACTTGCAAGCGTTCTTGAGCGGTACTAGTGGTGCTCGTCCTAGCGTGCATTTAGATTTTAGTGTTTCTGGCAAAGCGAGAATGACAGTGAAGAGGTTAGCTATTGG CCATGCGGACGATGCGTCTGGACTGAAGTGGGGCGGACAGAGCTACGAGACAGGTGATGGACGTGTCTGTGGGGATTTTTTGGAAGAGAGCGGATTGGTCAAGGACGGGTTGGATATTAGTGCGACGGAGGCTGTCCTTGTGTCCTTCTCGTGA
- a CDS encoding uncharacterized protein (CAZy:GH79), whose amino-acid sequence MSVGELILDKTISPLLSSKLGLSRTHFRPPKSQLLESSSISLKSVTRLTFFETTDSGPRTTRSRNTFLSKEWTTFAQNVSAVANISSKSFTKFLAGSFAGSGGSGNFSARAIIDKGILSSQPGAQITAISQHLYSGSFCSGSGALLQDLMTKSTVRSNLTRFIPEITAVTSRNLEYVFGETNSFSCHGAPNVSNTAGAALWTLDYALFGRTINITRFYFHEGIGFKYNLIQPATLTRSILDGSNLPTPLPPHVQPQYYAAIIAGEAIGKSGSTQISELSINDSRITGYAFYERGVLKRAVFINLQAFLSGTSGARPSVHLDFSVSGKTRTTVKRLTIGHADDASGLKWGGQSYETPDGRVNGTLSQESGLVRDGLDIVATEAVLVSFS is encoded by the exons ATGTCAGTTGGGGAGTTAATTTTGGACAAGACAATATCACCGCTGCTTTCCTCGAAGCTCGGTCTATCGCGAACGCATTTTCGTCCCCCGAAATCGCAGCTTCTGGAATCAAGCTCGATTTCATTGAAATCGGTAACGAGGCTGACCTTTTTCGAAACAACGGATTCAGGTCCCCGAACTACACGGTCACGCAATACGTTCCTGAGTAAGGA ATGGACCACATTCGCGCAGAATGTTTCCGCCGTTGCGAACATCTCCTCCAAGTCGTTCACAAAGTTTCTCGCTGGCTCATTTGCTGGTTCTGGTGGTAGCGGTAACTTTTCCGCAAGGGCTATTATCGACAAAGGCATTCTTTCATCGCAACCAGGTGCTCAGATCACTGC CATTTCACAGCACCTTTACAG TGGTTCATTCTGTAGTGGAAGTGGCGCCCTTCTCCAGGATCTGATGACCAAGTCAACGGTTCGATCCAACCTCACAAGATTCATACCTGAAATCACCGCAGTTACGAGTAGGAACCTTGAGTATGTCTTCGGTGAAACGAACAGTTTCTCTTGTCAT GGAGCCCCAAACGTTTCAAACACCGCAG GTGCTGCGCTGTGGACGTTGGATTATGCTTTGTTTGG GCGAACGATTAACATCACAAGATTCTACTTCCACGAAGGTATTGGCTTCAAGTACAACCTG ATTCAACCTGCTACTCTCACTCGTTCAATCCTCGATGGTTCTAACTTGCCCACTCCTTTACCTCCCCATGTGCAACCACAGTACTACGCAGCCATCATTGCTGGAGAGGCGATCGGGAAGAGCGGAAGTACGCAGATATCTGAACTTTCGATCAACGATTCGCGAATTACCGGATATGCATTTTACGAGAGAGGTGTTCTAAAGAGAGCGGTGTTTATTAACTTGCAAGCGTTCTTGAGCGGTACTAGTGGTGCCCGTCCTAGCGTGCATTTGGATTTTAGTGTTTCTGGCAAAACGAGAACGACAGTGAAGAGGTTAACTATTGG CCATGCGGACGATGCGTCTGGACTGAAGTGGGGTGGACAGAGCTACGAGACACCTGATGGGCGTGTCAACGGAACGTTGTCGCAAGAGAGTGGTCTGGTCAGAGACGGTTTGGATATCGTTGCGACGGAGGCTGTCCTTGTGTCCTTCTCGTAA
- a CDS encoding uncharacterized protein (BUSCO:EOG0926448Q) has protein sequence MESLLKWSIQNSTPGDGSKPPEPRKDLNPEIINAILGKSDAEQMKDDIAVAVDTNRSEDERVDALDHLEMLVEQIDNANNLEKLKIWAPLHALITSDSSTPPVVLQALWVIGTALQNNPAAQDSYLSLNPLPTLTSFLSRNTNVSPQVRSKVIYVLSGLLKHNATALSKLDDDDTDGWVKLKHGLQDPDISVRRKVAFLLSTLLTPTESKFAGSEHNLHTPNTQEQRTPEPVHPNSHAVHLTNPDRKATSPIAIKALEKYGIVSTVIEGLISPVPRGEDGDIEEADVNFEEKGVGLLRTYAVSCNGHLSQEHKETLKGWIQREQQKEGDSGENALAERWSLSIGELRELISKVE, from the exons ATGGAATCTCTTCTCAAATGGTCCATCCAAAACTCTACGCCAGGAGATGGCTCCAAACCTCCAGAACCTAGAAAGGATCTCAACCCTGAAATAATTAACGCAATTTTGGGCAAATCTGACGCAGAGCAGATGAAAGACGATATAGCAGTCGCtgttgacaccaatagaagTGAAGATGAAAGGGTGGATGCTCTAGATCATCTAGAAATG CTCGTCGAACAGATTGATAATGCGAACA ACCTCGAAAAACTGAAGATATGGGCGCCTCTTCACGCTCTCATAACATCGGATTCATCGACACCTCCTGTTGTTCTCCAGGCTCTCTGGGTGATCGGAACGGCACTCCAGAATAATCCAGCCGCTCAAGATTCT TACTTGTCCCTGAACCCCCTCCCGACTCTTacctcttttctttcccgaaACACCAACGTATCACCTCAAGTTCGATCCAAAGTCATCTACGTATTGTCGGGACTTCTTAAACACAACGCGACCGCTCTTTCAAAACTGGACGATGACGATACAGACGGTTGGGTGAAGCTCAAGCATGGATTACAAG ATCCCGATATCTCTGTCAGACGAAAAGTTGCATTCCTCTTGAGCACCCTTCTAACGCCAACGGAATCCAAGTTCGCGGGATCAGAACATAATCTTCACACTCCCAATACGCAAGAACAACGGACTCCGGAGCCTGTGCATCCCAATTCACACGCGGTGCACTTGACGAATCCTGATCGTAAAGCTACCTCTCCCATTGCGATCAAGGCATTGGAAAAGTATGGGATAGTAAGTACAGTTATTGAGGGATTGATAAGTCCAGTTCCTCGCGGGGAGGATGGCGATATCGAGGAGGCAGACGTTAATTTTGAGGAGAAGGGTGTGGG GCTACTCCGAACATATGCTGTCAGTTGCAATGGCCATCTCTCTCAAGAACATAAAGAGACATTGAAAGGGTGGATACAGAGAGAGCAACAGAAGGAGGGTGATTCAGGTGAAAACGCGTTGGCTGAACGGTGGAGTTTAAGCATTGGGGAATTGCGAGAGTTGATCAGTAAAGTCGAATAA
- a CDS encoding uncharacterized protein (BUSCO:EOG09264G7L), with protein MSSLRNIVVLISGSGTNLQALIDAQNTESLPQTRITLVLSNRKAAYGLTRAQQANPPIPTAYLALQPYLKTNPGKTRDDYDAVVAKIVLKEKPELVVLAGWMHVFGDGFLDLMNGAEPPIPVINLHPALPGAFDGANAIERAYEAAQKGEVSHSGVMVHRVVKEVDRGEPLIVGEVPIEKDEPFETFAQKLHSVEWEIIVKATKKALDEVKPIQV; from the exons ATGAGTTCGCTTCGAAATATTGTAGTCCTGATATCCGGGTCAG GAACCAATCTCCAGGCGTTGATAGACGCACAAAACACGGAGTCTCTCCCACAAACTCGAATCACACTAGTTCTTTCTAACCGGAAAGCCGCATACGGTCTTACAAGAGCTCAACAAGCGAACCCTCCGATACCAACAGCATATCTTGCTTTACAACCTTACCTGAAAACAAATCCTGGAAAAACTCGGGATGACTATGATGCAGTGGTGGCCAAGATCGTGTTGAAGGAGAAACCAGAGCTTGTCGTGTTAGCAGGGTGGATGCATGTCTTTGGAGATGGATTTCTCGATTTGATGAACGGAGCTGAGCCACCTATTCCTGTGATCAACCTCCACCCTGCTTTACCAGGCGCGTTCGACGGTGCAAATGCCATCGAGCGAGCCTACGAGGCGGCACAGAAGGGGGAAGTATCACATTCGGGAGTGATGGTGCATAGAGTGGTTAAAGAGGTCGATCGAGGAGAGCCGTTGATTGTTGGAGAGGTGCCGATCGAGAAAGACGAACCTTTTGAAACGTTTGCACAGAAGCTTCATAGTGTGGAATGGGAGATTATTGTGAAGGCGACGAAAAAAGCGCTAGATGAAGTGAAGCCTATACAG GTATGA